One stretch of Alcaligenes faecalis DNA includes these proteins:
- a CDS encoding cyclase family protein, with protein sequence MSIRFSHRLFGLLLVGASSMSVSLAHSAHPTSNTPSLGAQEVGISPWGPDDEIGRLNLITPASRAAILSRLDGSKVYDLATDYYLGMPSWQDAGDPHYQFWMTHTPRGTAVDDPMGVGDDMNTVRSYTGTAFSMYSHTGTHIDALNHFGIHGKIWNGFKADEHLGDRGWKRTGIEKFPPLIARGVLIDVAAAKGVDMLPDQYRITRQDLKDALARQKTVLKEGDIVLIRTGRMKLFNDPKAYMNAPPGMGLDAARYLVEEGGAMIVGADNLSFETFPSEVPDDYVPLHTYLLAQQGAPIIELIALDELSKDKVYEFAFIGGPLKIRGGDAAPLRPVAIPIR encoded by the coding sequence ATGTCGATTCGTTTCTCTCACCGTCTTTTCGGTTTACTGCTGGTTGGCGCAAGCAGCATGAGCGTCTCTCTGGCGCATTCTGCTCACCCAACAAGTAACACCCCGTCTCTTGGCGCCCAGGAAGTGGGCATCAGCCCCTGGGGGCCGGATGATGAAATTGGCCGCCTGAACCTGATCACCCCTGCTTCCCGAGCCGCCATCCTGTCCCGACTGGACGGCAGCAAAGTCTATGACCTGGCGACGGACTACTACCTGGGCATGCCCAGCTGGCAGGACGCGGGCGACCCGCACTATCAATTCTGGATGACCCATACCCCTCGCGGCACCGCGGTGGATGACCCGATGGGAGTCGGTGATGACATGAACACGGTTCGCAGCTACACAGGCACGGCTTTTTCCATGTACAGCCACACGGGCACTCATATCGACGCTCTGAATCACTTCGGGATTCATGGAAAGATCTGGAATGGCTTCAAGGCCGATGAACATCTGGGCGACCGTGGCTGGAAACGTACCGGCATCGAAAAATTCCCGCCCTTGATCGCCCGCGGTGTCCTGATTGATGTGGCCGCCGCCAAAGGCGTAGACATGCTGCCTGACCAATACCGCATTACACGCCAGGACTTGAAGGATGCCCTGGCCCGTCAGAAAACGGTACTGAAAGAAGGCGATATCGTCCTGATCCGTACCGGACGCATGAAGCTCTTTAATGATCCCAAAGCCTATATGAATGCACCTCCTGGCATGGGTCTGGATGCTGCTCGCTACCTGGTGGAAGAAGGCGGCGCCATGATTGTGGGCGCGGACAACTTGAGCTTTGAAACCTTCCCTTCCGAAGTCCCCGACGACTACGTGCCCTTGCATACCTACCTGCTGGCACAACAAGGTGCCCCGATTATTGAGCTGATTGCTCTGGATGAATTGTCCAAGGACAAGGTCTATGAGTTCGCCTTTATTGGTGGCCCGCTCAAGATCCGTGGTGGGGATGCGGCTCCGCTGCGCCCGGTTGCCATCCCGATCCGCTAA
- a CDS encoding DsbA family oxidoreductase: MHFQTQPGTSNPPLASPLIIDFFHDAVCGWCYVMSPRLRQVAADLGIQVRHHSFVLQDSREQMLHAFGSMERAKTVILGHWAACAQHDDTQSINIEGMRAQSFEYPHGMLSALACQAAQLLSGEAGHWDYFDAVQRAHLADSRNIGDMDTLLAIAVAQGFDGEAFLNAMDSDIAHQRVQADRAEAARLGIQSIPTLLVSSRETGQVLARLQTQSVEMLKSRLQALL; this comes from the coding sequence ATGCACTTTCAGACACAGCCCGGCACGAGCAATCCCCCGCTCGCCTCCCCTTTAATTATTGATTTCTTCCATGACGCCGTATGTGGATGGTGTTATGTCATGTCGCCACGCCTGCGGCAAGTTGCCGCCGATCTGGGCATTCAGGTTCGTCACCACAGCTTTGTGCTGCAAGACAGCCGTGAGCAGATGCTGCACGCCTTTGGCTCCATGGAGCGGGCCAAAACCGTAATTCTGGGACATTGGGCCGCTTGCGCCCAACACGACGATACGCAGTCCATCAATATCGAGGGCATGCGGGCACAGAGCTTCGAGTATCCCCACGGCATGTTGTCTGCCCTGGCTTGTCAGGCAGCGCAACTGCTGTCTGGCGAGGCAGGCCATTGGGATTACTTCGATGCCGTGCAGCGTGCGCATCTGGCAGACAGCCGCAATATCGGTGATATGGACACCCTGCTGGCAATTGCGGTTGCGCAAGGCTTTGACGGCGAAGCTTTTCTGAACGCTATGGATAGCGATATTGCGCATCAGCGAGTTCAAGCCGATCGCGCCGAGGCAGCACGGTTAGGTATTCAGTCCATCCCCACTTTATTAGTTTCCTCGCGCGAGACAGGCCAGGTGCTGGCCCGTTTGCAGACCCAGTCCGTCGAAATGCTCAAAAGTCGTTTGCAGGCCCTGCTGTAA
- a CDS encoding LysR family transcriptional regulator: MDTFNVMRTFRRIVELGGLAKAAEDLGISAAGLSKQLRTLEAHLDTVLIQRTTRSMSLTETGRSYYAECCRILDELDALERSVKQQSQRVTGTLRVNAPLSFALSVLSPLITDFLCKYPDLKLELVMEDRIVDAVAHGFDVSVRLRTSLDDSTLIARRLATIEQKLCAAPAYLKQHGQPQTLQALRNHKMISYSLAHTQGLVFDSDFDSSPQQPTPSATALLFSGEHSQVNNSLMLRDFLIAGLGIGALPSFLADPAIASGQLQRVLPEYVNEPRHIYAVYPTNRHLQPKVKAFVDYLAEHLPNAMSKVR; encoded by the coding sequence ATGGACACCTTTAATGTCATGCGCACGTTCCGGCGCATTGTGGAGCTGGGCGGGCTTGCCAAAGCCGCCGAGGACCTGGGGATATCAGCGGCGGGACTGAGTAAGCAACTGCGTACTCTGGAAGCGCATCTGGATACCGTGCTGATTCAACGCACCACGCGCAGCATGAGCCTGACCGAAACCGGCCGCAGCTACTACGCCGAATGTTGTCGGATACTGGATGAGCTGGACGCTCTGGAGCGTTCTGTAAAACAGCAGTCCCAACGTGTGACGGGCACCCTGCGCGTGAATGCTCCCTTGTCGTTTGCACTGAGTGTCCTGTCCCCATTGATTACGGATTTTCTATGCAAGTATCCAGACCTGAAGCTGGAACTGGTGATGGAAGACCGGATTGTGGATGCCGTAGCCCATGGCTTTGATGTGTCGGTGCGTTTGCGCACCAGTCTGGATGACTCCACCCTGATTGCTCGTCGTCTGGCCACCATAGAGCAAAAGCTATGCGCCGCCCCCGCCTATTTGAAGCAGCATGGCCAGCCTCAGACCTTGCAGGCTCTGCGCAATCATAAAATGATCAGCTACAGCCTGGCGCATACCCAAGGCCTTGTTTTTGACAGTGATTTCGACAGCAGTCCTCAACAGCCCACCCCCAGCGCTACGGCTTTGCTATTTTCTGGTGAACACAGTCAAGTCAATAACAGCCTGATGCTGCGCGATTTTCTGATTGCAGGTTTGGGGATTGGAGCCCTGCCGTCCTTTCTGGCAGATCCGGCGATTGCCAGCGGACAACTACAGCGCGTCTTGCCCGAATACGTGAATGAGCCACGTCATATCTATGCCGTGTACCCGACCAATCGGCATTTGCAGCCCAAGGTCAAAGCCTTCGTGGATTACCTGGCGGAACATCTCCCAAACGCCATGTCCAAGGTTCGATAA
- a CDS encoding tyrosine-type recombinase/integrase produces the protein MEIAKTSPSTDLGSDDIAQLLARFDGRQGANRSVGGRAQIEAQTDIEALRAWLARYIDSPRTYANYRKEAERLLLWAVLERRKDLSSLSLEDILAYRLFLADPQPAHRWVVQGRSRPARHHAAWRPFAGPLSESSRNQALLILNSLFSWLVQAGYLAGNPLALSHQGRRQKKTSAPQQRYLSRLQWRWVQDYIQALPEDTQSELRYKARVRWLFSILYGGALRISELVQARMADVQERADAGTTAQWWLHIHGKGDKWRRVPLTQELYGELMRYRQAHGLEGPPQALEPYPLLMSAGASDRHLTGAMAHVLVKQVFQGSADRLRSLHPDQESQARILEQASAHWLRHSAGSHLADQGVDLRIIRDTLGHESIATTNIYLHADDDQRHQALEQSHSLGWK, from the coding sequence ATGGAAATAGCCAAAACTTCGCCCTCAACAGATTTGGGATCGGACGATATTGCTCAATTGCTGGCTCGTTTTGACGGACGGCAAGGGGCAAACCGTTCTGTCGGCGGGCGTGCGCAGATTGAGGCGCAAACAGATATAGAGGCATTGCGAGCGTGGTTGGCGCGCTATATAGATAGTCCGCGCACCTACGCGAACTACCGCAAGGAGGCGGAGCGTCTCTTGTTATGGGCGGTCTTGGAGCGTCGCAAGGATTTGTCTTCGCTTAGCCTGGAAGACATCCTGGCCTATCGCTTGTTTCTGGCTGATCCCCAACCTGCGCATCGCTGGGTGGTTCAAGGGCGTTCTCGCCCTGCCCGTCACCATGCCGCATGGCGACCATTTGCCGGGCCTTTGTCGGAAAGCAGCCGGAATCAGGCTTTATTGATCCTGAACTCTTTATTTAGCTGGCTGGTGCAGGCGGGATATTTGGCGGGCAATCCTTTGGCCTTGTCTCATCAAGGGCGTCGTCAAAAGAAAACTAGCGCCCCCCAGCAACGGTATTTGAGCCGACTGCAATGGCGCTGGGTGCAGGATTACATCCAGGCTCTGCCTGAAGATACGCAGAGCGAACTGCGCTATAAAGCCCGTGTGCGTTGGCTATTTTCCATTCTTTATGGCGGTGCTCTGCGTATTTCCGAGCTGGTTCAGGCCCGTATGGCCGATGTTCAGGAGCGTGCCGATGCGGGAACGACAGCCCAGTGGTGGCTGCATATCCACGGCAAAGGGGATAAATGGCGTCGTGTGCCTTTGACGCAGGAACTGTATGGCGAGTTGATGCGTTATCGACAGGCGCATGGCCTGGAAGGACCGCCCCAGGCTTTGGAGCCCTATCCTTTATTGATGTCGGCCGGCGCCAGTGACAGACACCTGACCGGAGCCATGGCGCATGTTCTGGTCAAACAGGTTTTTCAAGGCAGTGCAGATCGTTTACGGAGTCTGCATCCTGACCAGGAGTCGCAGGCTCGTATTCTGGAACAGGCCTCGGCACACTGGCTGAGGCACTCGGCAGGCTCGCACTTGGCTGATCAAGGGGTGGATTTACGTATCATCCGCGACACCTTGGGCCATGAGTCCATCGCCACGACCAATATCTATCTGCATGCGGATGATGATCAGCGTCATCAAGCCCTGGAGCAATCCCATAGCTTGGGTTGGAAATAA
- a CDS encoding DNA-binding protein: MEQNQPNEGQILADVAELRDRFSHTQTLYKEVAALLFFRYGVTPTANKLYQLVRKGSMSAPAQALQTFWEDLRDKSRVRLDVADMPEELQTLTGDLLGRIWQEAMEQSKQQMLHYQTQADERVAQAQAQSHEAQQALEVEQGALKNAQASIEKLKEELQEAGQEQAVLKQDLLHAKQRQNELETEKQLVQRELRRQGEQFTQDLERLQKAIELTEERAQANERRALLEIDKERSIQTRLRQQIEEAEQANKAQRQAHEQELNKQQDHMQKLRQELGQEQGERRAMQAAMDISHSLAKEMQGQLQMLRTRAALLERENEEARKKAQLLSQELEQAQAQPVRPVRLKRRLIKSDPEQ, encoded by the coding sequence ATGGAGCAAAACCAGCCAAACGAGGGGCAAATCCTGGCCGATGTTGCTGAATTACGTGATCGCTTCAGCCATACGCAGACTCTGTACAAAGAAGTGGCTGCACTCCTGTTTTTTCGCTATGGCGTCACACCTACGGCCAACAAGCTGTACCAATTGGTGCGCAAGGGCAGCATGAGCGCTCCTGCTCAGGCGCTACAGACGTTCTGGGAAGATTTGCGGGATAAAAGCCGGGTTCGGCTGGATGTGGCAGACATGCCCGAAGAGCTGCAAACCCTGACAGGGGATCTGCTGGGCCGTATCTGGCAAGAGGCCATGGAGCAGTCAAAACAGCAGATGCTGCATTACCAGACTCAGGCTGATGAACGCGTCGCACAGGCTCAAGCCCAAAGCCACGAAGCTCAGCAGGCGCTGGAAGTAGAGCAGGGCGCTTTGAAAAACGCTCAAGCCAGCATAGAAAAGCTGAAAGAAGAGCTACAGGAAGCCGGTCAGGAACAAGCGGTTCTGAAACAAGACTTGCTGCACGCCAAGCAACGCCAGAACGAGCTGGAGACCGAAAAGCAATTGGTCCAGCGGGAACTACGACGCCAAGGTGAGCAATTCACCCAGGATCTGGAGCGACTGCAAAAAGCCATTGAATTGACCGAAGAACGCGCCCAGGCCAACGAGCGCCGTGCTTTGCTGGAGATCGACAAGGAGCGCTCCATTCAAACGCGACTGCGTCAGCAAATAGAAGAAGCCGAACAAGCGAACAAGGCCCAGCGTCAGGCTCACGAACAGGAGCTGAACAAGCAGCAGGATCACATGCAGAAGCTGCGCCAGGAGTTGGGACAAGAGCAGGGCGAGCGCCGAGCCATGCAGGCGGCGATGGATATAAGCCATAGTTTGGCCAAAGAGATGCAAGGGCAATTGCAAATGCTGCGTACTCGCGCTGCTTTGCTGGAGCGGGAGAATGAAGAGGCGCGCAAGAAAGCCCAGCTACTTAGTCAGGAACTGGAGCAAGCCCAAGCGCAGCCCGTACGACCTGTGCGCTTGAAACGACGTTTGATCAAGAGCGATCCTGAACAATAA